A stretch of Bradyrhizobium diazoefficiens DNA encodes these proteins:
- a CDS encoding GAF domain-containing protein encodes MQTTLARTFAALSAINEAILYAKSPDELYQKVCDAGFSSGDFMAVAVFLLEPDGPRLRFAAGCGDDVARLRAIEITTEAGVPEGSGVGGEAFRNQKLCISNDYLNDPRSQAWRVGAAKANIGAAAALPLSCNGKSVGVLFVTRSEAGSLSAEMVSLFERMSANISYALDNFARETARQTGERATRRLNRMFGALSATNEAILYAKTELGMYQRVCDAAVHSGKSLATFILLREPNSHWLTPVAATGQNLDLIRQARYSIDPDNRYGKGISGQVFRTQKPIVEDDLARRTRGTAWEKANVNAGAVACVATPLIKRGASVGVIFFFVGKSWAKDEEVVALLLRITENVSFAAESFDRDEEKALIAAEEERLARMYAALSETNEAIMRARSRAELFDLVCEASVHGAKFGSTTIALADQGDELLRVVASAGPNAREMRSLLFVTTEKVAEGRGLTGTAFRTRQPCVSNDLLVEERCRPWQESIHRTGIKSSAVLPLLNGERAEGVFIFNSLEVGTFTPELLQLLDRLAKNVSFALESLDRAEQKARAEKQKDRLSGMFQALSATNEAIMRAKTREELFEVACQAAVLGGVFGSATIGIMDSDREFVRVVAAKGRMHERMLGRACTVSADHPEGQSLIGMSLRSRQPCVMNDYLNDPRSEYWRARATEDGTLAAASFPLLRAGRESIGILLFLAPEKDTFTPDLVELLGRLAENVSFALDNFDRAEEKARTDAQKERLTRMFAALSATNEAIMRAKSRAELFDLVCLAASNGAKFNSTTIALAKAGSDQLEIVAAAGPSADTTRNVRLSIDPERPDGRGMSGTAFRTRQPCISNDYLNDDRVRAFHAVVRVDGARSGAAFPLVAHEQAVGVMIYMSTESGTFTDEFVELLQRLAENVSFAMENFDRADEKNKADERIEYLASHDSLTDLPNRETFNSLLRTAIDTAQRHDHRFAVLFIDLDRFKVINDSLGHEAGDLLLLEVAARLRRALRAGDVVARLGGDEFVVILDQCGEIDDVQRIASGLLTALAEPMELAGHECHTTASIGIAMYPANGADAQTLTKNADMAMYLAKEDGKNGYRFFSKEVKTQSIERLSLESALRRALEREQFSLNYQPKVDMETGQITGVEALLRWNHPDLGNVSPAQFIPLAEETGLIVPIGRWVVREACAQAMAWQRRGLLPVSMAVNLSPRQFADEHLLQDVDEALAASGMSPVLLQLEVTESMMMRNVGRALKVLDAIQSRGIRLAIDDFGTGYSSMSLMKHFPIDTIKIDRSFVRDLPHDSEDQAIAQAIISMGKALGMTVVAEGVENAEQEVFLRTHGCDEMQGFLIAKPLPAKQMAELLRPMELPVAPPLQPEADPALDETVAQRLKRAVV; translated from the coding sequence GTGCAGACGACCCTCGCGCGCACCTTTGCAGCGTTGAGTGCCATCAACGAAGCGATCCTCTACGCGAAATCGCCGGACGAGCTGTACCAGAAGGTCTGCGACGCCGGGTTTTCGAGTGGGGACTTCATGGCCGTCGCCGTGTTCCTGCTGGAGCCGGACGGCCCTCGGTTGCGCTTTGCCGCCGGCTGTGGCGACGACGTGGCGCGCCTGCGCGCGATCGAGATTACCACCGAAGCCGGCGTGCCCGAGGGCTCGGGCGTCGGCGGCGAGGCGTTTCGTAACCAGAAGCTCTGCATCAGCAACGACTATTTGAACGACCCACGCTCGCAGGCGTGGCGTGTGGGCGCGGCCAAGGCGAATATCGGCGCGGCCGCGGCACTACCGCTCTCTTGCAACGGCAAGAGCGTCGGTGTTCTGTTCGTGACGCGCAGCGAGGCCGGCTCGCTGAGTGCCGAGATGGTGTCGCTGTTCGAGCGCATGTCGGCCAACATTTCCTACGCCCTGGACAATTTCGCGCGCGAGACCGCTCGGCAGACCGGCGAGCGCGCGACGCGCCGGCTCAACCGCATGTTCGGCGCTCTGAGCGCCACCAACGAAGCGATCCTGTACGCCAAGACCGAACTGGGCATGTACCAGCGTGTCTGCGATGCGGCGGTCCATAGCGGCAAATCGCTTGCCACTTTCATCCTGCTGCGCGAGCCGAATTCGCATTGGTTGACGCCGGTCGCCGCGACCGGACAAAACCTCGATCTGATCAGACAGGCGCGCTATTCGATCGATCCGGACAACCGCTATGGCAAGGGCATTTCCGGCCAGGTCTTCCGAACGCAAAAGCCGATCGTCGAGGACGATCTCGCCCGCCGCACCAGGGGAACGGCCTGGGAGAAGGCCAACGTCAACGCCGGGGCGGTCGCTTGCGTTGCGACACCGCTGATCAAGCGCGGAGCCAGTGTCGGAGTGATCTTCTTCTTCGTCGGAAAGTCGTGGGCGAAGGACGAAGAGGTCGTCGCGCTCCTGCTGCGCATTACGGAAAACGTTTCCTTCGCGGCCGAGAGCTTCGATCGCGACGAGGAGAAGGCGTTGATCGCTGCCGAAGAGGAGCGCCTGGCGCGGATGTATGCCGCTCTCAGCGAAACCAACGAGGCTATCATGCGCGCGCGGTCGCGCGCCGAGCTGTTCGATCTGGTCTGCGAGGCTTCGGTGCACGGCGCCAAGTTCGGCTCGACCACCATTGCGCTCGCCGATCAGGGCGACGAACTGCTCCGGGTCGTCGCCAGTGCCGGCCCGAACGCCAGGGAGATGCGCAGCCTTCTATTCGTCACGACGGAGAAGGTCGCCGAAGGGAGGGGCCTGACCGGAACCGCGTTCCGAACCAGGCAGCCCTGTGTCAGCAACGACCTCCTGGTCGAGGAGCGCTGCAGGCCCTGGCAGGAAAGCATCCACCGCACCGGGATCAAATCCTCGGCTGTGTTGCCGCTGCTCAATGGCGAGCGTGCGGAGGGCGTGTTCATCTTCAACTCGCTTGAAGTGGGCACATTCACCCCTGAACTGCTCCAACTGCTGGACCGACTGGCCAAGAATGTGTCCTTCGCCCTTGAGAGTCTCGATCGTGCCGAGCAGAAAGCCCGTGCCGAAAAGCAGAAGGATCGGCTTAGCGGCATGTTCCAGGCACTCAGCGCCACCAACGAAGCCATCATGCGGGCCAAGACCCGCGAGGAACTGTTTGAAGTGGCGTGCCAAGCGGCGGTGCTGGGCGGCGTGTTTGGCTCAGCGACGATAGGCATCATGGATTCCGATCGCGAGTTCGTTCGGGTCGTGGCCGCGAAAGGACGCATGCACGAACGGATGTTGGGCCGGGCCTGCACAGTCTCGGCCGACCACCCAGAAGGCCAGAGCCTGATCGGGATGTCGTTGCGCTCGCGGCAGCCCTGTGTGATGAACGATTATCTGAACGATCCGCGATCCGAATACTGGCGCGCCAGGGCGACCGAGGACGGCACGCTTGCCGCGGCAAGCTTCCCGCTGCTGCGCGCCGGGCGGGAGTCCATCGGCATCCTGTTGTTCCTGGCGCCCGAGAAGGATACGTTCACGCCCGACCTCGTCGAACTGCTTGGACGGCTGGCGGAGAACGTTTCTTTTGCGCTCGACAATTTCGACCGCGCCGAAGAGAAGGCTCGAACCGACGCGCAGAAGGAGCGGCTGACGCGCATGTTCGCAGCGCTGAGCGCCACCAACGAGGCGATCATGCGTGCCAAATCGCGCGCCGAGCTGTTCGACCTCGTCTGTCTCGCTGCATCGAACGGCGCCAAATTCAACTCGACGACCATTGCGCTCGCGAAGGCCGGCAGCGACCAGCTCGAGATCGTGGCTGCTGCCGGGCCGTCCGCCGACACCACGCGCAACGTTCGTCTCTCCATCGACCCCGAACGTCCCGACGGGCGGGGCATGAGCGGCACGGCCTTCCGCACCCGTCAGCCGTGCATCAGCAACGACTATCTCAATGACGACCGCGTCCGCGCCTTCCACGCCGTCGTCCGCGTCGACGGCGCGCGGTCGGGCGCGGCCTTCCCGCTGGTCGCGCACGAGCAGGCCGTCGGCGTCATGATCTACATGTCGACCGAGTCTGGCACTTTCACGGACGAGTTCGTCGAGCTGTTGCAGCGTCTCGCCGAAAACGTCTCGTTTGCAATGGAGAATTTCGATCGCGCCGATGAGAAAAACAAGGCCGATGAGCGGATCGAGTATCTCGCCTCGCACGACAGCCTGACCGATCTGCCGAATCGCGAGACGTTCAACAGCCTGCTGCGCACGGCGATCGATACGGCACAGCGCCATGACCACCGCTTCGCGGTGCTGTTCATCGATCTCGACCGCTTCAAGGTCATCAACGATTCGCTGGGCCACGAGGCCGGTGACCTGCTGCTGCTCGAAGTGGCCGCCCGCCTGCGACGCGCGCTGCGGGCAGGCGACGTGGTGGCGCGCCTCGGCGGCGACGAGTTCGTGGTGATCCTCGACCAGTGCGGCGAGATCGACGACGTCCAGCGCATCGCCAGCGGACTGCTCACGGCGCTCGCCGAGCCCATGGAGCTCGCCGGCCATGAGTGCCACACCACGGCCTCGATCGGCATTGCGATGTATCCGGCCAACGGTGCCGACGCCCAGACGCTGACCAAGAACGCCGACATGGCGATGTATCTCGCCAAGGAAGACGGCAAGAACGGCTATCGCTTCTTCTCCAAGGAAGTGAAAACGCAGTCGATTGAACGGCTGTCGCTCGAAAGCGCGCTGCGTCGGGCGCTGGAGCGCGAGCAGTTCTCGCTGAACTACCAGCCCAAGGTCGACATGGAAACCGGCCAGATCACCGGCGTGGAAGCGCTGTTGCGCTGGAACCATCCCGATCTCGGCAATGTCTCGCCGGCGCAGTTCATTCCGCTTGCGGAGGAGACCGGCCTGATCGTGCCGATTGGTCGCTGGGTGGTGAGGGAGGCCTGCGCGCAGGCGATGGCCTGGCAGCGCCGTGGTCTGTTGCCGGTGTCGATGGCGGTCAATTTGTCCCCGCGGCAGTTTGCCGACGAGCATCTGTTGCAGGACGTCGACGAGGCGCTGGCAGCCTCCGGCATGTCGCCGGTGCTGCTCCAGCTCGAGGTCACCGAGAGCATGATGATGCGCAATGTCGGACGCGCGCTGAAAGTGCTCGACGCCATTCAGAGCCGCGGCATCCGCCTTGCCATCGACGATTTCGGCACCGGCTATTCGTCGATGTCGCTGATGAAGCATTTCCCGATCGACACCATCAAGATCGACCGCTCGTTCGTGCGCGACCTGCCGCATGATTCGGAGGACCAGGCGATCGCGCAGGCGATCATCAGCATGGGCAAAGCGCTCGGCATGACCGTGGTCGCCGAGGGCGTCGAGAACGCCGAGCAGGAGGTCTTCCTGCGCACCCATGGCTGCGACGAGATGCAGGGCTTCCTGATCGCCAAGCCGCTGCCGGCGAAGCAGATGGCCGAGTTGCTGCGGCCGATGGAGCTGCCCGTTGCGCCGCCGCTTCAGCCGGAGGCGGATCCGGCCTTGGACGAAACCGTGGCGCAACGGCTGAAACGCGCTGTCGTCTGA
- the galE gene encoding UDP-glucose 4-epimerase GalE has product MTDRPTVLVTGGAGYIGSHACRALAAAGFRPVVYDNLSTGHRNFVSGELVTGDLLDGATLARAFADHKVTAVMHFAAASLVGESMTDPQKYYINNVQGTLSLLQAMRNAGCHRIVFSSTGAVYGNADSKELPEDFPCAPINPYGASKWMIERMLADYRAAYGFGAFCLRYFNASGADPAGGIGELRDNETHLIPRAMMALQGHVEFAVFGDDYDTPDGTAIRDYIHVTDLAAAHVAALKLLEAGHAGGSFNLGTGSGFSVREILTAIRQETGREVPHTVKPRRAGDPTYLVADPSAARKVLDFVPRHSDLSTVIRTAWAWHQKAHPLKPR; this is encoded by the coding sequence ATGACCGATCGACCGACAGTCCTCGTCACAGGAGGCGCGGGCTATATTGGCTCGCACGCCTGCCGCGCTCTGGCCGCTGCCGGCTTTCGGCCCGTCGTTTATGACAATCTCTCGACAGGTCATCGCAATTTCGTGTCCGGGGAACTCGTCACGGGCGATCTGCTCGATGGCGCAACGCTGGCGCGCGCCTTTGCCGACCACAAGGTTACCGCGGTGATGCATTTCGCGGCAGCGAGCCTCGTCGGCGAGTCCATGACCGACCCGCAGAAATATTACATCAACAATGTGCAGGGCACGCTGTCGCTGTTGCAGGCGATGCGCAACGCGGGCTGTCACCGCATCGTGTTCTCCTCGACCGGCGCGGTCTACGGCAACGCCGATTCCAAGGAACTGCCGGAAGACTTTCCCTGCGCGCCGATCAATCCCTACGGTGCTTCGAAATGGATGATCGAGCGCATGCTCGCCGACTATCGCGCAGCTTACGGCTTCGGCGCATTCTGCCTGCGTTATTTCAATGCCAGCGGCGCCGATCCCGCCGGTGGCATCGGCGAATTGCGTGACAACGAGACGCATCTCATTCCGCGCGCCATGATGGCGTTGCAGGGCCATGTCGAATTCGCCGTGTTCGGCGACGATTACGACACCCCCGACGGCACCGCGATCCGTGACTACATCCACGTCACCGACCTTGCCGCAGCGCATGTCGCGGCATTGAAGCTCCTGGAAGCGGGACATGCCGGTGGCAGCTTCAATCTCGGCACCGGCTCGGGTTTCTCGGTGCGCGAGATCCTTACCGCCATCAGGCAGGAAACCGGACGCGAAGTGCCGCACACCGTCAAGCCGCGCCGCGCCGGCGATCCGACCTATCTCGTCGCCGACCCCTCGGCTGCGCGAAAAGTGCTGGACTTCGTGCCGCGCCATTCCGACCTGTCGACCGTGATCCGGACCGCCTGGGCCTGGCACCAGAAGGCGCATCCGCTGAAGCCGCGTTAG
- a CDS encoding Ldh family oxidoreductase — protein sequence MPIVKADRLTRVAAALLRAAGASEEEADAVAAGCVNANLTGHDSHGVIAVPTYIDRIKAGHIVPGAKWIIVQESPTTTVIDGHWGFGFHVNAKAMALTIEKAKTANVAACTVFRQSHVGRLAAYPLMAMREGMIGIATADSGRSPKHVAPFGGKEARLGTNPISIAVPSDLEAPFYLDMATSAVAAGKIQLAVARSEEIPTGWIIDAEGRHTTDPTQYRKGGALLPLGGTEGYKGSGLAAMVEVLCGLLTGLGFGVEPTGRHNDGCFMAVFNVAAFRPLKEFKREVAEFAHYLKSTPPSEGSKGVYYPGEIEGVREQQRRRDGIEVEDATWDKLRALAREYRIDTVLDLA from the coding sequence ATGCCGATCGTCAAGGCCGACCGCCTCACGCGCGTCGCCGCTGCGCTGCTCCGTGCCGCCGGAGCTTCCGAGGAAGAAGCCGACGCGGTCGCTGCCGGTTGCGTCAACGCCAATCTCACCGGCCACGATTCCCACGGCGTGATTGCGGTTCCCACCTATATCGACCGCATCAAGGCCGGTCACATCGTCCCCGGCGCCAAATGGATCATCGTCCAGGAATCGCCGACCACGACCGTGATCGATGGCCATTGGGGCTTCGGCTTCCACGTCAATGCCAAGGCGATGGCGCTGACGATCGAGAAGGCGAAGACGGCGAACGTCGCCGCCTGCACCGTGTTCCGGCAGAGCCATGTCGGCCGCCTCGCCGCCTATCCGCTGATGGCGATGCGCGAAGGCATGATTGGCATCGCCACAGCCGACTCCGGCCGCTCGCCGAAGCACGTCGCACCATTCGGCGGCAAGGAGGCGCGGCTCGGCACCAACCCGATCTCGATCGCCGTGCCATCCGATCTCGAAGCGCCGTTCTATCTGGACATGGCGACCTCGGCGGTCGCCGCCGGCAAGATCCAGCTCGCGGTCGCCCGCAGCGAGGAGATCCCGACCGGTTGGATCATCGATGCCGAGGGACGGCACACGACCGATCCCACCCAATATCGCAAAGGCGGCGCGTTGCTGCCGCTGGGCGGCACCGAGGGCTACAAGGGCAGCGGGCTCGCCGCGATGGTCGAGGTGCTCTGCGGCCTGCTCACCGGGCTCGGCTTTGGCGTCGAGCCTACGGGGCGGCACAATGACGGATGCTTCATGGCGGTGTTCAATGTCGCCGCATTCCGCCCGCTGAAGGAATTCAAGCGCGAGGTCGCCGAATTCGCGCACTATCTGAAATCGACGCCGCCGTCCGAGGGCAGCAAGGGCGTCTACTATCCCGGCGAGATCGAGGGCGTGCGCGAGCAGCAACGCCGGCGCGACGGCATCGAGGTCGAAGATGCGACCTGGGACAAGCTGCGCGCGCTGGCGCGCGAATATAGGATCGACACCGTCCTCGACCTGGCCTGA
- a CDS encoding exopolysaccharide transport family protein, translating to MLDYNQPIDRARPEPPQRRSEAGFNVLELVNLLWRRKIAIAAAALFGACLAVTIGKSLTPRYTATAQLYVDPRELQLVDRELTPRAQDLSGMSMVIESQARLITSNGVLLQVIQQASLDKDPEFGGSGDARTLMTSLLGLIGFQPRAPSAADIKDVQLAALDALNKHITIRKGDKSFIVDIEIWSTDPAKAAMLANTLTNTYLTDSRNSQALAARRATSELSGRLKELRERLRNAETTLATYKAQNNFVGTQDALISDQQLSSSNQRLSAARAATMDAQARLDQIEANKRTAADAGAIPEALQSPTIANLRAQYADARKKYAEQTAELGPRHPALRQTEKQVEDLKRTISEEIDRFAQSAKNDLTRARDYEASLNRALEVQKRQSVQLSQAAVRLRELEREADASRDVYQSFLKRSRETEEQETLNTSAARVIGEATVPQRRSFPPAMSLFAMIGFIFGGLAAACWFVAAEHLFVGATAPEPSRRERTSAPDVSRPKLEAEAPPPVLSLVEKPLIARLQEADVIRTLGAILATGGGVDLTRVGWPTLRPGFPLTRLLNALRDMRAAMARRAGGKTLPVMALVGAGDTTGRSVTALNFALAAARDGSRVLMIDADHHAHALSSKVNRPAKSEPGKLGWLSIGSKAAREIKTVNGISVLPAAETDAGKAADAIRKTIAQARAAGGYDLVILDGPAMPLSAAGRKLLESTDALVAVLPTSLDINDSMEEILAALGGAQRKLVGVVLDELTPATQARQRGKQYA from the coding sequence ATGCTTGACTATAACCAGCCGATAGATCGGGCCAGACCAGAGCCCCCACAGCGGAGGTCCGAGGCCGGCTTCAACGTGCTGGAGCTCGTCAACCTGCTGTGGCGGCGCAAGATTGCGATTGCCGCCGCCGCCCTGTTCGGCGCCTGCCTTGCCGTCACGATCGGCAAGAGCCTGACACCCCGCTACACCGCGACCGCCCAGCTCTATGTCGATCCGCGCGAGCTTCAGCTCGTCGATCGCGAGCTCACACCGCGCGCGCAAGACCTATCCGGCATGTCGATGGTGATCGAGAGCCAGGCGCGCCTGATCACATCCAACGGCGTGCTGCTCCAGGTGATCCAGCAGGCCAGTCTCGACAAGGATCCCGAATTCGGCGGCAGCGGCGATGCCAGGACCTTGATGACGTCGCTGCTGGGCCTGATCGGCTTTCAGCCGCGCGCGCCGTCGGCGGCTGACATCAAGGACGTGCAGCTTGCGGCCCTCGACGCGCTGAACAAGCACATCACGATCCGAAAGGGCGACAAGAGCTTCATCGTCGACATCGAGATCTGGTCGACCGATCCGGCCAAGGCGGCGATGCTCGCCAACACGCTGACCAACACCTACCTCACGGACTCGCGCAATTCGCAGGCCCTGGCGGCCCGTCGCGCCACCAGCGAATTGTCCGGCCGACTGAAGGAGCTGCGCGAACGGCTGCGTAACGCCGAGACCACGCTTGCCACCTACAAAGCGCAGAATAATTTCGTCGGCACGCAGGACGCGCTGATCAGCGACCAGCAGCTCTCCTCCAGCAACCAGCGGCTATCCGCGGCCCGCGCCGCGACGATGGACGCACAGGCCCGCCTGGACCAGATCGAGGCGAACAAGCGTACCGCCGCGGATGCCGGCGCGATCCCCGAAGCGCTGCAATCGCCGACGATCGCAAACCTGCGCGCGCAATATGCCGATGCCCGCAAGAAATATGCGGAGCAGACCGCCGAACTCGGACCGCGCCATCCGGCGCTGCGCCAGACCGAGAAGCAGGTCGAGGATCTCAAGCGCACCATCAGCGAGGAGATCGACCGCTTCGCCCAATCCGCCAAGAATGATTTGACGCGCGCCCGCGACTATGAGGCCTCGCTCAACAGGGCGCTGGAGGTGCAGAAACGGCAGAGCGTCCAGTTGAGCCAGGCTGCCGTGCGCCTGCGCGAACTCGAGCGCGAGGCCGATGCCAGCCGCGACGTCTATCAATCCTTCCTCAAGCGCTCGCGCGAGACCGAAGAGCAGGAGACCCTGAACACCTCGGCCGCCCGTGTCATCGGCGAAGCGACGGTACCGCAGCGTCGCTCGTTCCCGCCGGCGATGAGCCTGTTCGCCATGATCGGCTTCATCTTCGGCGGGCTGGCCGCCGCCTGCTGGTTCGTGGCCGCCGAGCATCTGTTCGTCGGCGCGACTGCCCCCGAGCCAAGTCGTCGCGAACGCACGTCCGCACCGGACGTTTCGAGACCGAAGCTGGAAGCCGAGGCGCCTCCGCCAGTGCTTTCGTTGGTCGAGAAGCCCCTGATCGCCAGGCTCCAGGAGGCCGACGTGATCCGCACGCTCGGCGCCATTCTAGCCACCGGCGGCGGCGTCGATCTGACGCGCGTCGGCTGGCCGACGCTGCGTCCCGGATTTCCGCTGACGAGGCTGCTCAACGCCTTGCGCGACATGCGCGCGGCGATGGCTCGTCGTGCCGGCGGCAAGACCCTGCCGGTGATGGCCCTGGTCGGCGCCGGCGACACCACCGGACGCAGCGTGACCGCGCTGAATTTTGCACTGGCGGCGGCCCGCGACGGCAGCCGTGTGCTGATGATCGACGCCGACCATCACGCGCATGCGCTCTCAAGCAAGGTCAACCGCCCCGCCAAGAGCGAACCCGGCAAGCTCGGCTGGCTATCGATCGGCAGCAAGGCCGCGCGCGAGATCAAGACCGTCAACGGCATTTCGGTGCTGCCGGCCGCGGAAACCGATGCCGGTAAGGCCGCTGACGCCATCCGCAAGACGATCGCGCAGGCGCGCGCGGCGGGCGGCTATGACCTCGTCATTCTCGACGGCCCCGCGATGCCGCTCTCCGCCGCCGGCCGTAAATTGCTCGAAAGCACCGATGCTCTGGTGGCGGTGCTGCCGACCAGCCTCGACATCAACGACAGCATGGAAGAGATCCTGGCCGCGCTCGGCGGTGCCCAGCGCAAGCTCGTCGGCGTCGTGCTCGACGAGCTCACCCCCGCAACCCAAGCGCGCCAGCGAGGCAAACAATATGCTTGA
- a CDS encoding WecB/TagA/CpsF family glycosyltransferase — MLERRVNLDGRAATAEVPRITVGGLRMAALDMEATADFMMEATDPRHRIGRPLYLTSANGEVLARCSTEPQTERLFRAADLINADGQPLVAVSRLQSWFPLPERVATTDLFHVVARKAEVAGRSFYMLGASEEENAAAVKKVQNMYPKLKIVGYSHGYLQRDALRAKVEEINALAPDFLWVALGVPSEQAFVKEYTPLLTNVGVIKTSGGLFNFLSGSRSRAPQWMQRIGLEWAWRTWLEPRRLLWRYLTTNPRAIYLLFSRNRPFNR, encoded by the coding sequence ATGCTTGAGCGCCGCGTCAATCTGGACGGTCGGGCCGCGACCGCAGAGGTGCCACGCATTACCGTCGGCGGCCTTCGCATGGCCGCGCTCGACATGGAAGCGACCGCCGATTTCATGATGGAGGCGACCGATCCGCGTCACCGCATCGGTCGTCCGTTGTACCTGACCTCGGCCAATGGCGAGGTGCTGGCGCGCTGCTCGACGGAGCCGCAGACCGAGCGCCTGTTCCGTGCCGCCGATCTGATCAATGCTGACGGCCAGCCTCTGGTCGCGGTGTCGAGACTGCAATCCTGGTTTCCGCTCCCCGAGCGCGTTGCCACCACGGACCTGTTCCATGTCGTCGCGCGCAAGGCGGAAGTCGCCGGCCGCAGCTTTTACATGCTCGGCGCGAGTGAGGAAGAGAACGCCGCGGCGGTGAAAAAAGTCCAGAACATGTATCCGAAGCTCAAGATCGTCGGATATAGCCATGGCTATCTCCAACGCGACGCACTGCGGGCCAAGGTGGAGGAGATCAACGCTCTCGCGCCGGATTTCCTGTGGGTCGCACTCGGCGTGCCATCCGAGCAGGCCTTCGTTAAGGAATACACGCCGCTGCTGACCAATGTCGGCGTCATCAAGACGTCAGGCGGCCTTTTCAACTTCCTGTCGGGCAGCCGCTCTCGGGCGCCGCAATGGATGCAGAGAATCGGGCTCGAATGGGCCTGGCGCACCTGGCTGGAGCCGCGCCGCCTGTTGTGGCGCTATTTGACCACCAACCCCCGCGCGATCTATCTTCTCTTCAGCCGCAACCGGCCCTTCAATCGCTGA